One Brassica napus cultivar Da-Ae chromosome A1, Da-Ae, whole genome shotgun sequence genomic region harbors:
- the LOC106425326 gene encoding polyol transporter 5-like yields MTGLTPENQTVPTTAPATKHVPELGPPVKPKRNKYAFACAILASMTSILLGYDIGVMSGALIYIKRDFKITDLQVSILAGILNIFSLIGSCAAGKTSDWIGRRNTIVFAGAIFFAGAILMGLAPNYAFLMFGRFVAGVGVGYALMIAPVYTAEVAPASSRGFLTSFPEVFINAGIMLGYVSNLAFSKFPLKLGWRFMLGVGSVPSVLLAIGVLAMPESPRWLVIQGRLGEAKRVLDRTSDSPSEAALRLEEIKEAAGIPADCHDEVVQVSRKTSHGSGVWKELLIRPTPAVRRVMIAAMGIHFFQQATGIDAVVLFSPRIFKTAGLKTDHQQLLATVAVGIVKTSFILVATFLIDRVGRRPLLLTSVGGMILSLAALGTSLTIIDHTEKKVTWALVLSITTVMTYVATFSIGAGPITWVYTSEIFPLRLRSQGSSMAVVVNRVTSGVISMTFLLLSEAMTTGGAFYLFGGIATVAWVFFYTFLPETQGRSLEDMDELFSGFRWRDSKSKPKNNKNSSSNPQVEIGPNKL; encoded by the exons ATGACAGGTTTGACGCCGGAAAATCAAACAGTCCCGACGACGGCACCGGCAACAAAACATGTACCGGAGTTAGGTCCACCGGTGAAACCAAAGAGGAACAAGTATGCATTCGCGTGTGCAATCTTAGCTTCCATGACTTCCATCCTCCTTGGTTATG ATATAGGAGTGATGAGTGGAGCACTGATTTATATCAAGAGAGATTTCAAGATCACTGATCTTCAAGTCAGTATTCTCGCCGGAATACTTAACATTTTTTCACTCATCGGCTCTTGTGCCGCCGGTAAAACCTCCGACTGGATTGGTCGGCGTAACACAATCGTGTTTGCCGGAGCTATATTCTTTGCCGGAGCAATCCTCATGGGATTGGCTCCTAACTACGCTTTCCTCATGTTCGGGAGGTTTGTCGCCGGAGTAGGAGTCGGTTATGCTCTCATGATTGCACCTGTCTATACCGCCGAAGTCGCTCCGGCATCTTCTCGTGGCTTTCTCACCTCCTTCCCTGAG GTGTTCATCAACGCAGGAATAATGCTCGGGTATGTATCAAACCTCGCCTTCTCCAAGTTTCCTCTGAAGCTTGGATGGAGATTCATGCTCGGCGTCGGATCCGTTCCTTCCGTCTTACTAGCGATCGGCGTTCTCGCCATGCCGGAATCTCCACGGTGGCTCGTTATACAAGGCCGTCTAGGAGAAGCCAAACGCGTCCTCGACAGAACCTCTGATTCTCCCTCTGAAGCCGCTCTTCGACTCGAAGAAATCAAAGAAGCCGCCGGAATCCCCGCCGATTGCCATGACGAAGTCGTTCAG GTTTCGAGGAAGACCAGCCACGGCAGCGGAGTTTGGAAAGAGCTTCTAATCCGTCCGACTCCAGCCGTCCGTCGCGTTATGATCGCCGCGATGGGAATCCATTTCTTCCAGCAAGCCACCGGGATCGACGCGGTGGTCCTCTTCTCACCACGAATCTTCAAAACGGCTGGACTCAAAACAGATCACCAGCAGCTTCTAGCGACCGTAGCAGTAGGAATCGTGAAAACATCTTTCATACTAGTCGCGACTTTCCTCATCGaccgagtcggaagacggccacTGCTACTCACCAGCGTGGGAGGCATGATCCTGTCTCTCGCGGCGTTGGGAACATCTCTAACGATAATAGACCACACAGAGAAGAAAGTGACGTGGGCTTTGGTGCTAAGCATCACTACGGTGATGACTTACGTAGCTACGTTCTCGATAGGAGCTGGACCTATCACGTGGGTTTACACCTCTGAGATATTCCCGTTGAGGTTGAGGTCACAGGGGTCGAGTATGGCCGTGGTGGTGAACAGAGTGACGAGTGGTGTGATCTCCATGACGTTTCTTTTGCTGTCGGAGGCGATGACGACGGGAGGAGCGTTTTACTTGTTTGGAGGGATTGCGACGGTGGCTTGGGTGTTTTTCTACACTTTCTTGCCAGAGACGCAAGGGAGGTCGCTTGAGGATATGGATGAGCTTTTTAGTGGATTCAGGTGGAGAGACTCCAAGAGTAAGCCTAAGAACAACAAGAACTCCAGTTCGAACCCGCAGGTTGAGATTGGACCAAACAAACTGTGA